The following proteins are co-located in the Ailuropoda melanoleuca isolate Jingjing chromosome 13, ASM200744v2, whole genome shotgun sequence genome:
- the PXMP4 gene encoding peroxisomal membrane protein 4 isoform X1, with protein MAVAPQLRALLHAVNALLRKRRYHAALAMLKGFRNGAVYGAKIRAPHALVMTFLFRSGSLQEKLRAILQATYTHSRNLACFVFTYKGLCALQAHVQGETYQVHSFLAAFIGGLLVFGGNSNINSQINMYLLSRVLFALCRLGVEKGYIPEPRWDPFPLFTGLVWGLVLWLFEYHRPTLQPSLQSSMTYLYQDSNVWHDISDFLLYNKSLPSK; from the exons ATGGCCGTCGCGCCGCAGCTACGAGCTCTGCTCCATGCGGTCAACGCACTGTTGCGCAAGCGCCGCTACCACGCTGCGTTGGCCATGCTTAAAGGCTTCCGGAACGGGGCAGT CTACGGAGCCAAAATCCGGGCCCCGCATGCGCTGGTCATGACCTTTCTCTTCCGGAGTGGCAG CCTCCAGGAGAAGCTGCGGGCCATCCTGCAGGCCACGTACACCCACTCCCGGAACCTGGCCTGCTTTGTGTTCACCTATAAGGGGCTCTGTGCCCTGCAGGCCCACGTGCAGGGCGAGACCTACCAGGTGCACTCGTTCCTGGCTGCCTTCATCGGGGGCTTGCTGGTGTTTGGAGGTAACAGTAACATCAACAGCCAG ATCAACATGTACCTGCTCTCGCGCGTCCTGTTTGCCCTGTGCCGCCTGGGCGTGGAGAAGGGCTACATTCCCGAGCCCAGGTGGGACCCATTCCCTTTGTTCACCGGGCTGGTGTGGGGGCTGGTGCTGTGGCTCTTTGAGTACCACCGGCCCACTCTGCAACCATCCCTGCAGTCCTCCATGACCTATCTGTACCAGGACAGCAACGTCTGGCATGACATCTCAGACTTCCTCCTCTACAACAAGAGCCTCCCCTCAAAGTAA
- the PXMP4 gene encoding peroxisomal membrane protein 4 isoform X2, producing the protein MAVAPQLRALLHAVNALLRKRRYHAALAMLKGFRNGAVYGAKIRAPHALVMTFLFRSGRSTCTCSRASCLPCAAWAWRRATFPSPGGTHSLCSPGWCGGWCCGSLSTTGPLCNHPCSPP; encoded by the exons ATGGCCGTCGCGCCGCAGCTACGAGCTCTGCTCCATGCGGTCAACGCACTGTTGCGCAAGCGCCGCTACCACGCTGCGTTGGCCATGCTTAAAGGCTTCCGGAACGGGGCAGT CTACGGAGCCAAAATCCGGGCCCCGCATGCGCTGGTCATGACCTTTCTCTTCCGGAGTGGCAG ATCAACATGTACCTGCTCTCGCGCGTCCTGTTTGCCCTGTGCCGCCTGGGCGTGGAGAAGGGCTACATTCCCGAGCCCAGGTGGGACCCATTCCCTTTGTTCACCGGGCTGGTGTGGGGGCTGGTGCTGTGGCTCTTTGAGTACCACCGGCCCACTCTGCAACCATCCCTGCAGTCCTCCATGA